The sequence below is a genomic window from Nitrososphaerota archaeon.
CTTTGATAGTTGTGGGTTGCAAAAATTTCCACTGCCTTTCTTCCAAGGATTCTATGGCGAGCTGGTATGTATAGACAAATTCGCCCTTGGTTAAATCGTTTAGCCACTTTTGTGATTCTGCTCTGATTGCTTTCATATCCCTCTTGAACGTTGAGAGGCTTGAATCATATCCTTCAGCCTTCAGATATTGAATAATTTCAGGTGGTCGAATCTTGTTCCTCAGGAGCCGCTTGATTTCGTCCCTATGCCTTTCCATAGTTTCATGATACTGGTTCATTTAAGCTCATGGTCTCATGGTTTCTGGGCTAGCTCAAATTTTAAGAACGATCTGCTTTTTCGGTCAGCCTTTGGTCAGGTTCCTGACGCTTTAGAGTAATCTGAGAATACCTTTACCATTGCATACCCCTTGTCACACTCCTCCTTCTTCATTATCTTCTCTAGAATTTGCATTATCATGTCATATTGTTGCTTTGATGGGATTGATGCCGAAACTGTGAATGTCTGCCTTCTTCCTTGAAGTTCTATCTTCTTGATCAGCTCAGGTTTTGCGCTTGTTGGATTTAGAATGGTAGAGAACGCTCTGTCGGGTATCATAATACGGTTCCTGATAGTATCCAGAGGTAGTTTGAACAATGAAGAACGCTTTCTACTCTTAGAAAACAACAAGAGGCTGATAGAGAAAATGCGAAGCAAAAAATTGCAGGTAAGCTATGTCAGAAATGCGAAACGCAGTGATGCTATCGACTATGCTGGAAGCAGAAGAGGAGGGCGTTCTAAAGCCCTTCCTATGTACGTAGACAACACTTGGGGCTCGCAGATAGTCGAAGAAATCAAGCCAGAGGCAGATGATATCGTAGTTGTAAAAAGCGGGCACAGCGCGTTCGGTTCAACAACGCTACACAGAATACTTAGGAACTTAAAAGTCGATAAATACATCGTTGCTGGTGGCGCGGTTAACGGCTGCGTCGCTGACAGAGTTATGGAGGGCGCAGGTTTGGGATATAGACTCATAGTTGTTTCCGATGCCACATTCAGGTCTCTGAATTCTCCTCATTTACAACTGCTGACAGACTGGGCTGAAATCATGTCGACAGAGCAGGTTATACGTTCGTTACAATGAACTTTTGAGTAGCAAATCTTTGCGTCTGTTGTACTAGCAGAGATACCTACTATCCTTTTCTTCCCTACCAATCTTAAATAACGGCCTAGCAGATTTGGGTTATGGACTCCGTCGTTCATTTTGAAATCCCTGCAAAGGACGTAAAACGTGCACAGTCATTCTACCAGAAGGCTTTTAGCTGGAATATACAGCAGTTCCCCGGGTTCGAATACTATATGATAGCTACTACTGAAAGCGACCAGAATGGGATGCCGAAGAACCCCGGCGCAATCAATGGTGGGTAGGAAAGAAGGAAGGGCCGCTCAAGAGTATAGTTGTTACAGTTCGTGTAAGCGATATTAACGCAACACTAGAGAAGATCGGAGGACTTGGAGGAAAAACAGTCCAGAAGAAGCAGCCTGTAGGCGATATGGGCTTTACAGCCTACTTTGAGGATACCGAAGGCAACATCGTGGGACTCTGGCAAGACGCAACCAGATAGGAATTTAACTCAAAGCGTTGAATTATTTCTTCTTAACTATAACCTTCCCTACCATCCATTCATGGGGCTGGCAGTGATACTTGTACTCCCCGGGTTCAGTAAAAGTGTAAGACCAGCTTTCGTTAGGCGCCAGCAGGCTTGATCTGAACAAATCTTGGTCGCTCGTAACATCGTGCAAGGCACTACCGGTAATGTCTTTGTTCGTCCAAACAACAGTGTTGTTGACCCCTATCACCACGGTAATCGCGCTTGGCCTGAAGTACTCCTGCTCTGGATATTTCTTGTAGGAACTATCGGCCATAATCACGTTCACTTCCTTGATTACCTGCTTTACTTCTGCAGGTTGAAGGAAACTAGACGAAAGCACTATTACTGCTGCTATTACAATAACTATACCAACCGCAATGGCTAGTTTCACGAGTGGCTTAAGGAGATATGATTAGTTATCTCTTACTACTCAAACGTTATATCCCTATTTTGTAAGGATGAGCAGATCGACGGTAATTGAAGCAATCGACCATAGAAAAGGCGGAAAAAGAGGGCAGAGTTCTAATCTACGGCACGGTTGAAAAGGACGAATTTGCAAGCTGGAAGAAAGCCTTTGAGAGAAAGTACCCCTCGATTGAGATAGATTACCGCAGAGAGTACGTGTACGGAACCCCTCCTCCGATGGCCAAGAAGATGATGCAGGAAATCAAGGAGGGCAAGGAGACTGCCGATGCTATTATAGCAACCGTGCCTCCAATGATGCAGATGCGCGACCTGAACCTCCTTTCAAAAGTCAAACTTGAAGAGGCATCAGCCTATCCGGAAGACATTCGACAAAAAGACGGCTACTGGTTCCCCATAGTCTCGATACCCATAGTCCAGATATACAATCCGAAACTGATTTCTAAGAGAGAACTGCCAAAGACGGCCCTTGACCTGACATCTCCAAAGTGGAAAAATGCAATAGTTTTGCACGATATGACTCTCGGCACGCTGGGATCCTACTGGCTCGCCTGTTTAAGGCCTATTTTCGGAGAAAAGAAGTGGAGCAAGTTTGTCCGCGGGCTGGCTGCGAACAAGCCGAAAGCCTTCCCGCTTTACGACAATATAACTGACTCTGTTACCAGTGGTGAAACGAAGATAGGCATGACGATTCTACTGCACGATCTTGTAAAGGCTAAGGAGGCGAAGAGGAACCTAGCAAGATTAATCTTAAAAGACGTTCCAATCTTGACATCTTTTAACGCGATTGCAAGGACAAAGGCAGGCAAGCACCCAGTCTCTGCTGAACTTGTCATAGATTTCTTGATCTCCAGTTCAGGCCAAAAGAAGATCGGAAGCACTTATGTGAGGATACCCGCAAGGCTCAAGACCGGTGCTCCTTATAGCATGGAGAAACTGGTCGGGAAGGAAAAGACACCCGTATTTCCGAATGAACTAATGCTAACGAGCATATCAGACTCCATCAAACTGTTCGTTAAGCTCTTCAAGTAACGGGATAAGCATAACAATAATTCTAACACTAGTATTATATGCCTTCTAAATTCTTTTTCCAGTGAAGCCGTATGGTTTCGCAAAAGATTGTAATAGGACTGATAGCGGTAGTAGTATTAGTTGGTGCAGGCATCTTTCTGTCAATGCCGATGCAGACTCAAACTGCAGCACCAGCTCCGGCTCCAAAACCGGCTCCCCAACCCCAAGCACCAGCAGTTCCTGGTCCTGCTCCAGCACCACAGCCTGGGCCGGCTCCACCAGCTGCATATGAAGCACCCCCATCAGGACTAGTCCGTGTTTACGGAAGCGTTGATGCTGAAGACATGAAGCCGATCATAAAGGCGTTCCAAGAAAAATATCCCTTTGTTGCAGTAGATTATATCAGAGGCTCTCCAGCAGAGGTATTCACTAGAGTTACCACAGAGTTGAAGGCAACAGGAAAGTCTGCCGATGCCGTGCTGGTAAGCTTTCCAGGTACCCTACAACTACTTCAAGAAAATGTCTTTACATCCTATGTATCTCCTAACGCAGCTGCATTTCCAGACAGTTTGAAGGACAAAGATGGGATGTGGACATCGGTCGTATTGCTCGGTCAGACAATAACATACAACAAGAATCTTGTCCCTGCATCAGAACTTCCAAAGAGCTTAGCTGACCTGACAAACCCAAAGTGGAAGGGTAAAATAACAATGCACGATTATACTCTCGGAACAACCTCAACTCAAATATGGGCCTCTCTGGCGGAAAAGTTAGGCAAGGACAAGGTTACAAAGTTCCTTGCAGGTATGGAGGCAAACGGTGTAAGAA
It includes:
- a CDS encoding cysteine hydrolase; the protein is MVENALSGIIIRFLIVSRGSLNNEERFLLLENNKRLIEKMRSKKLQVSYVRNAKRSDAIDYAGSRRGGRSKALPMYVDNTWGSQIVEEIKPEADDIVVVKSGHSAFGSTTLHRILRNLKVDKYIVAGGAVNGCVADRVMEGAGLGYRLIVVSDATFRSLNSPHLQLLTDWAEIMSTEQVIRSLQ
- a CDS encoding extracellular solute-binding protein gives rise to the protein MKQSTIEKAEKEGRVLIYGTVEKDEFASWKKAFERKYPSIEIDYRREYVYGTPPPMAKKMMQEIKEGKETADAIIATVPPMMQMRDLNLLSKVKLEEASAYPEDIRQKDGYWFPIVSIPIVQIYNPKLISKRELPKTALDLTSPKWKNAIVLHDMTLGTLGSYWLACLRPIFGEKKWSKFVRGLAANKPKAFPLYDNITDSVTSGETKIGMTILLHDLVKAKEAKRNLARLILKDVPILTSFNAIARTKAGKHPVSAELVIDFLISSSGQKKIGSTYVRIPARLKTGAPYSMEKLVGKEKTPVFPNELMLTSISDSIKLFVKLFK
- a CDS encoding extracellular solute-binding protein, coding for MVSQKIVIGLIAVVVLVGAGIFLSMPMQTQTAAPAPAPKPAPQPQAPAVPGPAPAPQPGPAPPAAYEAPPSGLVRVYGSVDAEDMKPIIKAFQEKYPFVAVDYIRGSPAEVFTRVTTELKATGKSADAVLVSFPGTLQLLQENVFTSYVSPNAAAFPDSLKDKDGMWTSVVLLGQTITYNKNLVPASELPKSLADLTNPKWKGKITMHDYTLGTTSTQIWASLAEKLGKDKVTKFLAGMEANGVRRTASTGAQADEVSRGEFAIGIVAQVHDVVRLKLAGAPIEILQLSDFPIMVAPSAVSLMKTAENPRAAKLFIDYLLTDDAQRVIGNIEVRFPAKPGVESRFNLDKALPAGIEKFNYPTPTIFRTINQWTTEFKAIAAAKR